One Fictibacillus halophilus genomic window, GCGAGTACATGCTTTGCCATCATTATGGCTGTGATTATTTTTAATTTTCGAATGAAAGAAACAAGAGAACCTGTGACGACTAAAAAGATCATCATACCCCCATTGGCTATGAGCACAGGTTTTCTTCAGTTCGTGATTCCTGCTTTTCATATTACATGGACGGAAGCGGGGGAGGCGTTCTTAGTTGGAATCATGTTTTCTATATTTCTTATCATGACAAGCAAATTCGAAATTAAAGGTGATCATGTATACTTGGTTCGATCGAAAGCCTTTATCTTTATCATTATCGGATTGTTTGCTATCCGCTTAGCTCTAAAATGGTATATTGGTTCCACGATATCTATCTTTGAAACAAGTTCGTTATTCTTCATCGTTGCGTTTGGAATGATTCTACCGTGGAGACTTGCCATGCTCGTTTTGTTCAATAAAAAGAAAAATGA contains:
- a CDS encoding CcdC family protein, with amino-acid sequence MFFIASTCFAIIMAVIIFNFRMKETREPVTTKKIIIPPLAMSTGFLQFVIPAFHITWTEAGEAFLVGIMFSIFLIMTSKFEIKGDHVYLVRSKAFIFIIIGLFAIRLALKWYIGSTISIFETSSLFFIVAFGMILPWRLAMLVLFNKKKNEIAL